One window of Triticum dicoccoides isolate Atlit2015 ecotype Zavitan chromosome 5A, WEW_v2.0, whole genome shotgun sequence genomic DNA carries:
- the LOC119304233 gene encoding myosin-10-like translates to MFLSIVSVDTGKTIAKSSKAAARSGICQWPDSISEPIWFSRDAVSKEFDECQYKIVVSVGSIRTGILGEIFLNLSNFLNLADPTAISMPLKRCNSGTVLQLKVQSLGTKPKLGGVRSSRDMPPRISDHCLINDDMDNKSDGSDNTANRSVRSSSGTPLGGTYQDEPGNREMSFSASGSHRSSNSGDSTQDRTNLSPIDNTNGGLYVGRQDSGSSYVSAGRGDEGLRSNNSSFSSRASGPNTLQGNTPKSFSNGIAQSSLGTTDSSKDLLEAAEETIEELRDEAKMWERHSRKLKADLEALKRECSEKSKQQTELALELSAAHAERDSYRHEIEELKSSRQESSRQESFRPELSRRQIKSVTPKRGDWINMEKEVEDEMKFLKESNATLQVQLKSTQEANIELVSILQELEETIEEQRAEISKISEAKDVTNTDVLKNGLLVKEDTEWARKLSMKEDEINTLRQKLDRLLSIENAGAAGSDTVYLELEKENETLRVKIQELEKDCSELTDENLELIYKLKESSVGKGQDSRVSNNSELQIEKLTSQIYELEEELRNKEMMHDGSFTESSVSNAKELQRKCADLELKLLRFRSQGFELEEKFRKSQEELEQKNLELSKLREELEGLEGGETGGARGYQFREDLEDNESETDILKTRVQLQQQENDDLRRYKVETENLMSEIQAEKSLLEERLAASVKESSITSKCLDELQQDILVLSSSIDSHVSANKVLERKINELESCKAELELHISELEQENIELSERISGLEAQLSYITNEKESSELQMHDSKSLVISLKDKVERQQVEMDTQRVEFKQKQQETQRKLSEAQDDSEVLRRSNSNLQSTVENLIEECSSLQNLTADLKKQKLELHGRFMQQEQELDNSKKRILDFCKTVEFLEAKLSSLQKDISSKEQSLLSELESIFQEHTEQEEKINRAHFMLNKIEKEKTLEVENLEREVVSLTAQVSSTHEERENATVDAIREVSVLRAEKAKLEANFENVSAQLRHYESQLEDLRKESKSKIKGLVDSLNASKQSEEMLTADAEHMKKLMETAKSNEDELRKSSGELELKLKASDYERQQMMEEISDLKLQVQKITSLQDEVSKLRSSLDEAKFEKGKLKALLESVTEECEELKAQKAMLTDKVSEMQETLDNGEEEKRSRISMQAKLVRLESDRSASEASHVHEAELKNELSRIRRSNSEYQRKIQSLEQEIEDLTRKQEIGDSTDIQSKIQILETKLAEALEENRTYRAQQKSPIAEEQSAGGDRILQLEGDLRDMKERLLNMSLEYAEVEAQRERLVMELKSVKKGGRWF, encoded by the exons ATGTTCCTTTCGATAGTCTCCGTGGATACCGGGAAAACCATCGCCAAATCCAGTAAAGCGGCTGCCCGCAGTGGAATCTGCCAATGGCCCGATTCCATATCAGAACCGATATGGTTTTCTCGAGACGCAGTGTCAAAAGAGTTTGATGAGTGCCAATACAAGATTGTTGTTTCTGTG GGATCAATAAGAACTGGTATTCTTGGCGAAATTTTCCTAAACCTGTCCAACTTTCTGAATTTGGCGGACCCAACTGCTATCTCTATGCCGTTGAAGAGATGCAACTCGGGAACAGTTTTGCAG CTTAAGGTTCAATCTCTTGGCACAAAGCCTAAGTTGGG TGGTGTGAGATCTTCAAGGGACATGCCTCCTCGTATCAGTGACCATTGTCTAATAAATGACGACATGGATAACAAATCAGATGGCTCTGATAATACGGCCAACAGGAGTGTCCGTTCTTCGTCAGGAACTCCTTTAGGGGGCACTTATCAAGATGAACCTGGAAACAGG GAAATGAGTTTCTCAGCTTCAGGGTCTCACCGGAGCTCCAATTCTGGAGATAGTACCCAAGATAGAACAAATTTGTCTCCGATAGACAACACTAATGGTGGATTGTATGTCGGAAGGCAGGATTCAGGTAGTTCCTATGTTAGCGCTGGCCGTGGTGATGAAGGATTGAGATCAAACAATTCATCTTTCAGTTCCCGGGCTTCAGGTCCAAACACGCTGCAAGGAAATACTCCAAAATCCTTTTCAAATGGGATTGCTCAGTCATCTTTGGGGACAACTGATTCATCTAAAGATCTTCTTGAAGCTGCTGAAGAAACAATTGAAGAACTCCGTGATGAGGCAAAAATGTGGGAACGACATTCTCGCAAATTGAAGGCTGATCTAGAGGCGCTGAAGAGGGAATGCTCTGAGAAATCAAAGCAACAGACTGAGCTAGCACTTGAACTGTCTGCTGCACATGCTGAGCGGGATTCATACAGACATGAAATTGAAGAATTGAAGTCATCACGGCAAGAGTCATCTCGGCAAGAGTCATTTCGGCCAGAGTTAAGCAGACGACAAATAAAATCTGTAACCCCCAAACGTGGGGACTGGATCAACATGGAGAAGGAAGTAGAAGACGAGATGAAGTTTCTAAAAGAATCAAATGCAACCTTACAGGTACAGCTGAAGAGCACTCAAGAGGCAAATATAGAGCTTGTTTCTATTCTTCAGGAACTGGAAGAGACCATAGAAGAACAGAGAGCGGAGATATCTAAAATTTCTGAGGCCAAGGATGTCACTAATACAGATGTATTGAAGAATGGGTTGTTAGTCAAAGAAGACACAGAATGGGCTAGGAAACtgtcaatgaaagaagatgaaattAATACTTTGAGGCAGAAACTAGATCGCCTTCTCAGTATTGAAAATGCAGGTGCCGCAGGTTCTGATACCGTTTATCTTGAATTGGAGAAAGAAAATGAAACTCTAAGGGTAAAAATACAAGAACTTGAGAAAGATTGTTCTGAACTAACAGATGAAAATCTGGAGCTTATATATAAGCTGAAAGAAAGCAGTGTGGGGAAAGGGCAGGATTCTCGTGTTTCAAACAACAGTGAATTGCAAATTGAAAAGCTTACATCACAAATATATGAACTGGAAGAGGAACTtagaaataaggaaatgatgcatgACGGCAGTTTTACCGAGTCATCAGTGTCTAATGCCAAAGAGTTACAGAGGAAGTGTGCTGACCTTGAGCTGAAGCTGCTACGTTTTAGGTCTCAAGGCTTTGAGCTAGAAGAGAAGTTCCGAAAAAGCCaagaagaactagaacaaaaaaatCTTGAGTTATCTAAGCTGAGAGAGGAGCTTGAAGGCTTGGAAGGTGGTGAAACTGGTGGTGCGAGAGGATACCAATTTAGAGAAGATCTAGAGGACAATGAATCTGAGACAGATATACTGAAGACTAGAGTCCAGCTACAACAGCAGGAAAATGATGACTTGCGGCGCTACAAAGTCGAAACGGAAAATTTGATGTCTGAAATTCAGGCAGAGAAGAGTCTGTTAGAGGAACGCTTGGCAGCATCAGTTAAAGAAAGTAGCATCACTTCCAAATGCTTGGATGAATTGCAGCAAGACATTTTGGTGCTTTCTAGCAGCATAGATTCCCATGTGTCTGCTAATAAGGTTCTTGAAAGAAAGATAAATGAACTCGAGAGCTGCAAAGCAGAACTAGAGTTACATATATCAGAGCTTGAACAGGAAAATATAGAGTTATCAGAACGCATATCTGGACTGGAAGCCCAATTATCTTACATTACAAATGAAAAGGAGTCAAGTGAGCTGCAGATGCACGACTCAAAATCCCTTGTCATCAGTCTCAAAGATAAAGTAGAGCGACAACAAGTAGAGATGGATACTCAAAGGGTTGAGTTTAAACAAAAACAGCAAGAAACGCAAAGAAAACTGTCGGAAGCACAGGACGATTCAGAAGTTCTGAGAAGATCTAATTCTAATCTGCAATCTACAGTTGAGAACCTTATTGAAGAGTGCAGTTCCCTTCAAAATCTGACTGCAGATCTCAAGAAGCAGAAGTTGGAATTGCATGGCCGTTTTATGCAACAAGAGCAGGAATTGGATAACTCTAAAAAAAGGATCCTTGATTTTTGTAAAACAGTTGAGTTCCTAGAAGCAAAGCTTTCTTCTCTTCAGAAGGACATATCTTCCAAAGAGCAATCATTGCTGTCAGAACTGGAGAGTATATTCCAGGAGCACACAGAGCAAGAAGAAAAGATAAACCGTGCTCATTTCATGTTAAATAAGATCGAGAAAGAAAAGACTCTTGAGGTAGAGAATCTTGAGAGGGAGGTCGTGAGCCTCACTGCACAGGTCTCCTCCACACACGAGGAGAGAGAAAATGCCACAGTAGATGCCATCCGGGAGGTCTCTGTCCTGCGAGCTGAAAAGGCCAAACTTGAGGCTAATTTCGAAAATGTCAGTGCGCAGTTGAGACATTATGAGTCTCAACTGGAGGACCTTCGCAAGGAGTCCAAAAGCAAGATTAAAGGTTTGGTTGATTCTCTTAATGCATCCAAACAGAGCGAGGAAATGTTGACAGCAGATGCAGAACATATGAAGAAGTTGATGGAAACTGCTAAATCCAATGAAGACGAGTTACGGAAGTCTTCTGGTGAACTAGAGTTAAAGCTTAAAGCCAGTGACTATGAGAGACAGCAAATGATGGAAGAAATATCTGACCTGAAACTTCAGGTCCAGAAAATAACAAGTCTTCAAGATGAAGTTTCCAAACTTAGAAGCTCCCTTGACGAGGCTAAGTTTGAAAAGGGAAAATTAAAGGCGCTGCTAGAGTCTGTGACTGAGGAATGTGAAGAACTGAAGGCACAGAAAGCGATGCTAACAGATAAAGTTTCTGAGATGCAAGAGACTTTGGACAATGGTGAAGAAGAAAAACGAAGCAGAATATCTATGCAAGCAAAGCTTGTGAGATTGGAGAGTGATCGATCAGCATCGGAAGCATCACATGTACATGAAGCAGAGTTAAAGAACGAACTTAGTAGGATCAGAAGATCAAATAGCGAATACCAGAGGAAGATACAATCCCTTGAGCAGGAAATTGAGGATCTCACTAGAAAGCAG GAGATTGGAGATTCTACAGATATTCAGTCAAAGATTCAAATACTGGAAACTAAGCTTGCAGAGGCTTTGGAGGAAAATAGGACGTACAGGGCTCAACAAAAGAG TCCCATTGCCGAGGAGCAATCTGCTGGTGGGGACAGGATTTTGCAGCTGGAAGGAGATCTAAGAGATATGAAGGAGCGGTTACTCAATATGAGCTTAGAGTATGCAGAAGTAGAGGCCCAGCGGGAACGATTAGTGATGGAGCTGAAATCTGTCAAGAAAGGGGGGCGATGGTTCTAA